A single genomic interval of Alphaproteobacteria bacterium harbors:
- a CDS encoding S8/S53 family peptidase, which translates to MIYKKTITTIFVVFICFYSALSDAHKNKINETINAETECAHISIVPTCDVLPVCSANGVTIAPELTTPVQSLLNLAPVYQEGLSGLNQIGAVIEFGKPEVTPPGLHGVVLNIIESKLCEHPSMVSQVVSSRIKGIGIAPNARLFLGTKNSIIDGMKVTGIEDAIKLAIRAGAKAVNLSIKEKDFIFGEKDSLSADFLNGVRYALKYDIPVFIAAGNDKEILEESLFFKDIIEIESLSKDSLIVFATGFDYPNEAFDRDDLYFSSSYSARITSCNPGLKRHVLTAPSRVSAYCFNNDDPYEKDQFLLKAVKGTSFASPALMGVYLLLSEFSERAGYLASADIIACMRATAWKKEAYKENEEEIWYGCGVVDGGEALKACKLLVKARKLAVEEHCNESLDVWKEYLAILGHHVRLDYFIELKNIDEKCMQSNDFYEQFLSFWSCFYEGQSKDREQAFQLFEEGMYNECRESVNKIVRKAKTRKMLEIVLHDLIDLKIYVDYLSFDAGFKKFDFWLDSFIVCEKNEIIASIYKGLYNFEKAVPIFQLSMDVRNGIGIFSELLDVIEDLVEKKWFENCDDVVVQIIKERIEGLTKKLEQFEMPMDLFKRYLRLIIALSVDEQ; encoded by the coding sequence ATGATATACAAAAAAACTATAACTACAATATTTGTTGTTTTTATTTGTTTTTATAGTGCATTAAGTGATGCGCATAAAAATAAAATCAATGAAACAATCAATGCGGAAACTGAGTGCGCGCATATTTCTATCGTTCCCACATGTGATGTTTTGCCAGTTTGTTCTGCAAATGGCGTGACTATTGCACCTGAGTTAACAACACCTGTTCAATCTTTATTGAATCTTGCGCCTGTTTATCAAGAAGGCTTAAGTGGGTTGAATCAAATTGGTGCCGTGATTGAGTTTGGAAAACCTGAAGTTACACCTCCAGGGCTTCATGGAGTTGTTCTTAATATTATAGAGAGTAAATTATGTGAACATCCTTCCATGGTATCGCAAGTTGTTTCAAGCAGAATAAAAGGCATCGGTATTGCACCGAATGCGCGTCTTTTTTTAGGTACAAAGAATTCTATCATTGATGGCATGAAGGTTACTGGGATTGAAGATGCAATTAAATTGGCAATTCGAGCAGGTGCCAAAGCTGTCAATTTATCAATTAAGGAAAAAGATTTTATATTTGGAGAAAAAGATTCATTGTCAGCTGATTTTTTAAATGGCGTTAGATATGCACTTAAGTATGACATTCCTGTTTTTATCGCTGCTGGTAATGATAAGGAAATATTAGAAGAATCTTTATTTTTTAAAGATATTATTGAAATAGAAAGTTTGAGTAAAGATTCTTTGATTGTTTTTGCGACTGGTTTTGATTACCCAAATGAAGCGTTTGATCGTGACGATCTTTATTTTTCCTCTTCATATTCTGCACGAATAACGAGTTGTAATCCAGGATTAAAACGTCATGTTTTGACCGCACCTTCCCGTGTGAGTGCTTATTGTTTTAATAACGATGATCCGTATGAAAAAGATCAATTTTTGTTGAAAGCAGTAAAGGGAACTTCTTTTGCATCACCTGCTTTAATGGGTGTTTATTTGTTGCTTTCTGAATTTTCAGAACGTGCTGGTTATTTAGCATCTGCAGATATCATTGCTTGTATGCGTGCTACGGCTTGGAAAAAGGAAGCATATAAAGAAAATGAAGAAGAAATTTGGTATGGTTGTGGTGTTGTTGATGGCGGTGAAGCGCTTAAAGCTTGCAAGCTTCTTGTGAAGGCACGAAAATTAGCTGTAGAAGAACATTGCAATGAGTCATTAGACGTCTGGAAAGAATATTTAGCTATATTAGGGCATCATGTTCGTTTAGATTATTTTATTGAACTTAAAAATATCGATGAAAAATGTATGCAATCTAATGATTTTTATGAACAATTTCTTAGTTTTTGGTCTTGTTTTTATGAAGGGCAATCGAAAGATCGCGAACAAGCATTTCAATTGTTTGAAGAAGGAATGTACAATGAATGTCGTGAATCTGTTAATAAGATTGTACGCAAAGCAAAAACAAGAAAAATGCTTGAAATCGTTTTGCATGATTTAATTGATTTAAAAATCTATGTTGATTATTTATCGTTTGATGCAGGGTTTAAAAAATTCGATTTTTGGCTTGATTCTTTTATTGTATGTGAAAAAAATGAAATAATTGCATCAATTTATAAAGGTCTCTATAACTTTGAAAAAGCTGTGCCTATCTTTCAATTATCCATGGATGTGCGCAATGGTATTGGCATATTTTCTGAATTGCTTGATGTCATTGAAGATTTAGTCGAAAAAAAATGGTTTGAAAATTGTGATGATGTGGTCGTTCAGATTATTAAAGAACGTATCGAGGGGCTTACCAAAAAGTTAGAGCAATTTGAAATGCCGATGGATTTATTTAAAAGATATTTACGTTTGATCATTGCTTTATCAGTGGATGAGCAATAA